One genomic region from Paracoccus pantotrophus encodes:
- the lepB gene encoding signal peptidase I → MAESEARKDGGIWETVKTIFWALVIAGVFRTLFFQPFWIPSGSMKDTLLIGDFLFVNKMAYGYSQVSCPFALCPISGRILGSEPERGDVVVFRHPTRGDDFIKRVIGLPGDRIQMRDGVLWINGQEVPQEPAGTFTEPYAPQGPQQSLPKCRNEPVPEGGACEKDRHTETLPNGVTHDVLNIFDNGPGDNTAEFTVPEGNYFFLGDNRDNSGDSRWPAAVGGVGMVPAEYLIGRADRIMFSSAGKSLLYFWTWRPDRFLKAVD, encoded by the coding sequence ATGGCCGAAAGCGAAGCCCGCAAGGATGGCGGCATCTGGGAAACCGTCAAGACCATCTTCTGGGCGCTGGTGATCGCGGGCGTGTTCCGCACCCTGTTCTTCCAGCCGTTCTGGATTCCCTCGGGCAGCATGAAGGACACGCTGCTGATCGGCGATTTCCTGTTCGTGAACAAGATGGCCTATGGCTATTCGCAGGTCTCCTGCCCCTTCGCGCTCTGCCCGATCTCGGGCCGTATCCTCGGCTCGGAACCCGAGCGCGGCGATGTCGTGGTCTTCCGCCACCCGACGCGGGGCGACGATTTCATCAAGCGGGTGATCGGTCTGCCCGGCGACCGCATCCAGATGAGGGATGGCGTGCTGTGGATCAACGGGCAGGAGGTGCCGCAAGAGCCCGCCGGCACCTTCACCGAACCCTATGCCCCGCAGGGCCCGCAGCAAAGCCTGCCGAAATGCCGCAACGAGCCGGTGCCCGAGGGCGGCGCCTGCGAAAAGGACCGCCATACCGAGACGCTGCCGAACGGCGTCACCCATGATGTGCTGAACATCTTCGACAACGGGCCGGGCGACAATACGGCCGAGTTCACCGTGCCCGAGGGGAACTACTTCTTCCTGGGCGACAACCGCGACAATTCCGGCGACTCGCGCTGGCCGGCGGCGGTGGGCGGCGTCGGCATGGTGCCGGCGGAATACCTGATCGGGCGCGCCGACCGGATCATGTTCTCCTCGGCCGGCAAGTCGCTGCTGTATTTCTGGACCT
- the acpS gene encoding holo-ACP synthase, whose amino-acid sequence MILGIGSDLCNIDRIAGVLERHGDRFRRRVFTERELALAARRRQEAATLAKRWAAKEACSKALGTGLAMGISWKDMAVRNLATGQPAMELTGWAAERLAAMTPPGHRAQVHVTLTDDHPWAQAFVVIEALPDGGGAGTA is encoded by the coding sequence ATGATTCTCGGCATAGGCTCGGACCTTTGCAACATCGACCGCATCGCCGGGGTGCTGGAGCGCCACGGCGACCGCTTCCGCCGGCGGGTCTTTACCGAACGCGAACTGGCGCTCGCCGCGCGGCGCCGGCAGGAGGCGGCGACGCTGGCCAAGCGTTGGGCGGCCAAGGAGGCCTGCTCCAAGGCGCTGGGGACCGGGCTCGCCATGGGCATCAGCTGGAAGGACATGGCGGTCAGGAACCTGGCGACCGGCCAGCCGGCCATGGAACTGACCGGCTGGGCGGCCGAAAGGCTGGCGGCGATGACGCCGCCCGGCCACCGCGCGCAGGTGCATGTGACGCTGACCGACGATCATCCCTGGGCCCAGGCCTTCGTGGTGATCGAGGCGCTTCCAGATGGCGGCGGAGCCGGCACGGCTTGA